A stretch of Plesiomonas shigelloides DNA encodes these proteins:
- the ilvY gene encoding HTH-type transcriptional activator IlvY: MDLRDLKLFLHLADSCHFGRSAQACHVSPSTLSRQIQRLEEEAGQPLFVRDNRSVTLTDAGRQLRHFAEQTLLNWQQLQHQLRPQADDLQGELRLFCSVTAAYSHLPAILDRFRLRYPKVEIKLSTGDAADAVGRVLQDAADLAIAARPEPLPASAAFVSLGEIPLALVIPTIACQVRQQVLQQPVPWAQVPFILPEHGPARRRIEQWLRLRHVTHPHIYATVAGHEAIVSMVALGCGVAAIPTVVVENSPVRDRVAKLEGESLDFVPFDLGVCAQKKRLHEPLLAAFWNTVSAP, encoded by the coding sequence ATGGATCTGCGTGATTTGAAACTGTTTTTGCATCTGGCCGACAGCTGCCATTTTGGCCGCAGCGCCCAAGCTTGCCATGTCAGCCCTTCCACCTTATCGCGCCAAATTCAGCGCCTAGAAGAGGAAGCGGGGCAACCGTTGTTTGTGCGCGATAACCGTAGCGTCACCCTAACCGATGCCGGTCGTCAGCTGCGCCACTTTGCCGAGCAAACCTTGCTCAATTGGCAGCAGCTACAACATCAGCTGCGCCCACAAGCCGATGATCTGCAAGGGGAGCTGCGTCTGTTCTGCTCGGTGACCGCCGCCTACAGCCACTTGCCGGCCATTTTGGACCGTTTTCGCCTGCGTTACCCGAAAGTGGAGATCAAACTCAGCACCGGCGATGCGGCCGATGCGGTGGGGCGCGTGTTGCAAGATGCGGCAGATTTGGCGATCGCCGCCCGTCCCGAGCCGCTACCGGCCTCGGCGGCGTTTGTCTCACTGGGCGAAATTCCGCTGGCGCTGGTGATCCCCACCATAGCCTGTCAGGTACGCCAACAAGTCTTACAACAACCGGTGCCGTGGGCACAGGTGCCGTTTATCTTGCCGGAGCACGGCCCAGCGCGGCGGCGTATCGAGCAGTGGCTGCGCCTCCGACATGTCACACATCCGCACATATATGCGACCGTCGCCGGCCATGAAGCCATAGTGTCAATGGTGGCGCTCGGTTGCGGGGTGGCCGCCATTCCCACCGTGGTGGTAGAAAACAGCCCGGTGCGCGATCGAGTGGCCAAATTGGAAGGGGAATCGCTGGATTTTGTGCCGTTTGATCTGGGGGTCTGCGCGCAGAAAAAACGCTTACATGAGCCGCTATTAGCCGCGTTTTGGAATACGGTCAGCGCGCCATAA
- the ubiK gene encoding ubiquinone biosynthesis accessory factor UbiK gives MIDPKKIEQIARQVHESMPKGIRDFGEEAEKKIRQILQAQLAKLDVVNREEFDVQTQVLLRTREKLMQLEARLTELEARQAGETPAEPRD, from the coding sequence ATGATTGATCCGAAAAAAATCGAGCAGATTGCCCGTCAGGTGCATGAATCTATGCCCAAGGGGATCCGCGATTTCGGCGAGGAAGCCGAGAAAAAGATCCGCCAAATTCTGCAAGCCCAACTGGCCAAGCTGGATGTGGTTAACCGCGAAGAATTTGATGTGCAGACCCAAGTGTTGCTGCGCACCCGCGAAAAGCTGATGCAGCTGGAAGCCCGTCTGACTGAGCTAGAAGCGCGTCAAGCCGGCGAGACCCCAGCCGAGCCACGCGACTAA
- the ilvA gene encoding threonine ammonia-lyase, biosynthetic: protein MSQADFLSAQPQALEYLRAVVQAPVYEVAQVTPLQTMDKLSARLGNCVLVKREDRQPVHSFKLRGAHAMIATLSPAQKAAGVVAASAGNHAQGVALSASRQGLKALIVMPRTTPDIKVEAVRGFGAEVLLHGDNFDEAKAKAIALAHEQGLTFIPPFDHPAVIAGQGTLALELLQQDVHLDRVFVPVGGGGLAAGVAVVIKQLMPQVKVIGVESEDAACLQAALEAGAPVDLARVGMFADGVAVKRIGDETFRLCQHYLDDVVTVDNDAICAAMKDLFDDVRAVSEPSGALSLAGLKKYVQLHGIQGERLAHVLSGANLNFHGLRYVSERCELGEQREALLAVTIPERKGSFLQFCQLLGGRSVTEFNYRYADPDNASILVGVRLTRGISERQEIVSELRAGGYDTLDLSDDELAKLHVRYMVGGRPAQALSERLYSVEFPECPGALLRFLQMLGTRWNITLFHYRNHGADYGRVLAAFALPPDEQSAFDRHLQELGYVAHDETDNPAFRYFLAR, encoded by the coding sequence ATGTCGCAAGCGGATTTTCTCAGCGCGCAGCCACAAGCGTTAGAGTACCTACGCGCGGTGGTGCAAGCGCCGGTGTATGAGGTTGCGCAGGTCACCCCGTTACAGACGATGGATAAGCTCTCGGCGCGTCTCGGTAACTGTGTGTTGGTCAAACGCGAAGATCGCCAGCCGGTGCACAGCTTTAAGCTGCGTGGGGCGCACGCCATGATTGCTACGTTGTCGCCGGCACAAAAAGCCGCAGGGGTGGTTGCTGCCTCGGCCGGTAACCATGCTCAAGGCGTAGCGCTGTCGGCCAGTCGCCAAGGCTTGAAAGCCTTGATTGTGATGCCGCGGACTACCCCAGATATCAAGGTGGAGGCAGTGCGCGGCTTTGGTGCTGAGGTATTGCTGCACGGCGATAACTTCGATGAAGCCAAGGCCAAGGCGATAGCCTTAGCGCACGAACAAGGGCTGACCTTTATCCCTCCGTTTGACCATCCGGCGGTGATTGCCGGGCAAGGTACACTGGCGCTGGAATTATTACAGCAAGACGTGCATCTGGATCGGGTGTTTGTGCCGGTCGGCGGTGGTGGTTTGGCGGCGGGTGTGGCGGTGGTGATCAAGCAGTTGATGCCGCAAGTCAAAGTGATCGGCGTTGAATCGGAAGACGCTGCCTGTTTGCAGGCGGCATTAGAAGCCGGTGCGCCGGTGGATCTGGCGCGAGTTGGCATGTTTGCCGATGGCGTGGCGGTGAAGCGTATCGGCGACGAGACCTTCCGCCTGTGTCAGCACTATCTGGATGACGTGGTGACGGTGGATAACGATGCCATCTGTGCGGCGATGAAAGATTTGTTTGACGATGTGCGTGCGGTTTCTGAGCCTTCTGGCGCCTTATCGCTGGCTGGGCTGAAAAAATATGTCCAGCTACACGGCATCCAAGGTGAGCGGTTGGCGCATGTGTTGTCTGGTGCCAACCTCAATTTCCATGGTCTGCGTTATGTTTCCGAGCGCTGTGAGCTGGGCGAGCAACGCGAAGCCTTGCTGGCGGTGACTATTCCTGAGCGCAAAGGCAGCTTCCTGCAATTTTGTCAGTTGCTGGGCGGGCGTTCGGTCACCGAGTTTAACTACCGCTATGCCGATCCGGACAACGCCAGCATTTTGGTTGGGGTACGCTTAACCCGCGGTATCAGTGAGCGGCAAGAGATTGTCAGCGAGCTGCGTGCGGGGGGTTATGACACCCTTGATTTATCCGATGACGAGTTGGCTAAACTGCACGTGCGTTACATGGTGGGCGGCCGTCCGGCGCAGGCCTTGAGTGAGCGGCTGTACAGCGTGGAGTTTCCCGAGTGTCCGGGGGCGTTACTGCGCTTTTTGCAGATGCTGGGTACGCGCTGGAATATCACCTTATTCCACTACCGTAACCACGGCGCCGATTACGGTCGGGTACTGGCCGCCTTTGCCTTGCCACCAGATGAGCAGTCAGCCTTTGACCGTCATCTGCAAGAGCTGGGTTATGTGGCCCATGATGAGACCGATAACCCCGCGTTTCGTTATTTTCTGGCTCGTTAA
- a CDS encoding cache and HAMP domain-containing protein: protein MTSFWRNRRFPLQIQIATLFSLLMCLVGAVLIGFNYYRANQLNIDNARAQYNYIGNNAASELDLATQTMGIAVNLLTTMPITTYQTLEQRFDSLPRLREILRSSPYANSVYAGYADGDMLLMRRLTSLNRTNWQAPHNADWLVQSIDHNEQNPSQVRRNFLYFDDQLNLLRNDDKPEYLYDPRERGWYQASVNTDQQIMSPMYVFASSREIGTTLSRRAKNQHAVIGIDISLRTFSDLLRAQKLPAGSKMALISPQDTIIASLDPREVIRMNAERQISMASVETFPNPPLSELLSATQNAPREQEQHLLFTYHQQPWFGSVLPIHNAHGVFRLAIATPADVMLENAIDTRNQSTLIACLVLLASLPITWWIAYRIAKPLNQLRQNAEQIRRFSFDSQKPVNSIVLEIDELAQTMNKMRSTIQQFLRIGNSLAAERDFTTLLAGLMQETTRLVGMAGGVIYLPDRDCTTLTPALWQWREERLDASALPPIHLNHTTSALLQQALQGAMLH from the coding sequence ATGACCTCCTTTTGGCGTAACCGACGCTTCCCGCTACAAATTCAAATTGCCACCCTGTTCAGTCTGCTGATGTGCCTCGTCGGTGCGGTATTAATCGGCTTCAATTATTACCGCGCCAATCAATTGAATATTGATAATGCACGCGCCCAATATAACTATATCGGCAACAATGCCGCATCTGAGTTAGATCTCGCGACCCAAACCATGGGGATAGCGGTCAACCTGCTGACCACCATGCCGATCACCACCTACCAGACGCTAGAGCAGCGCTTTGACTCGCTGCCACGCCTGCGCGAAATTTTACGCAGTAGCCCCTACGCCAACTCGGTATACGCCGGTTATGCCGATGGCGATATGCTGCTGATGCGCCGCCTAACCTCACTTAATCGCACCAACTGGCAAGCTCCGCACAATGCTGATTGGCTGGTGCAAAGCATCGATCACAATGAACAAAATCCGAGCCAAGTCCGGCGTAATTTTCTCTATTTTGATGACCAGCTCAATCTGCTGCGTAACGACGACAAACCCGAGTACCTGTACGATCCGCGTGAGCGAGGTTGGTATCAAGCCAGCGTGAATACGGATCAGCAAATTATGTCGCCGATGTATGTGTTTGCCTCATCACGGGAAATCGGTACCACCCTCAGCCGGCGAGCCAAAAATCAGCACGCGGTGATTGGCATTGATATTTCACTGCGCACCTTCAGTGATTTATTGCGCGCCCAAAAGCTGCCAGCGGGCAGTAAAATGGCGCTGATTAGCCCGCAAGACACTATCATCGCCAGCCTTGACCCACGGGAAGTGATCCGCATGAATGCGGAGCGCCAGATCAGCATGGCGTCAGTCGAGACCTTCCCCAATCCACCGTTGTCTGAATTACTCAGCGCCACGCAAAATGCTCCACGTGAACAAGAACAACATCTGCTTTTTACTTATCACCAGCAGCCTTGGTTTGGTTCGGTACTCCCTATCCATAATGCTCATGGCGTATTTCGTCTAGCCATTGCTACCCCTGCTGACGTAATGCTAGAAAACGCCATCGATACCCGTAATCAATCCACGCTGATTGCCTGCCTGGTTCTGCTGGCCTCGCTGCCAATCACCTGGTGGATTGCCTACCGCATTGCCAAGCCACTGAATCAGCTACGACAAAATGCCGAGCAAATTCGCCGCTTTAGCTTCGATAGCCAAAAGCCGGTTAACTCCATCGTGCTGGAAATCGATGAGCTGGCACAAACCATGAACAAGATGCGTAGTACCATCCAACAATTCTTGCGTATTGGTAACTCGTTGGCCGCCGAGCGCGACTTCACTACCTTGCTGGCTGGCTTAATGCAAGAAACCACCCGGCTGGTCGGCATGGCCGGCGGGGTGATTTACCTGCCCGACCGTGATTGCACCACCCTGACCCCCGCCCTGTGGCAATGGCGCGAAGAGCGGCTAGATGCCAGCGCCTTGCCGCCGATTCACCTGAACCACACCACTAGCGCCTTGCTGCAACAAGCCTTACAAGGCGCAATGCTGCACTAG
- the ribB gene encoding 3,4-dihydroxy-2-butanone-4-phosphate synthase — protein sequence MNQSLLSAFGSPIDRVEQGLAALRAGRGVLVLDDEDRENEGDLIFAAETITPEQMALTIRHGSGIVCLCITEARRRQLELPMMVEVNSSQNQTAFTVTIEAAHGVTTGVSAQDRVTTIRAAIADDARPSDIHRPGHVFPLRAQDGGVLARRGHTEATIDLMRLAGFKPYGVLCELTNDDGSMARTPEVIEFARQHQMPVLTIEDLVAYREAYPFAE from the coding sequence ATGAATCAGTCACTGCTTAGTGCTTTTGGCTCCCCGATTGACCGCGTTGAACAAGGTTTAGCGGCACTGCGTGCTGGCCGCGGTGTATTGGTGCTGGATGATGAAGATCGCGAGAACGAAGGCGATCTGATTTTTGCCGCCGAAACCATTACGCCAGAGCAAATGGCGCTCACGATTCGTCATGGCAGCGGCATTGTGTGCCTGTGTATCACCGAAGCGCGTCGTCGTCAGCTGGAGCTGCCGATGATGGTGGAAGTGAACTCCAGCCAGAATCAAACCGCCTTTACCGTGACCATTGAAGCGGCGCACGGTGTCACCACCGGCGTTTCAGCGCAAGATCGCGTGACCACAATTCGCGCGGCGATTGCCGATGATGCGCGTCCGTCCGATATTCATCGCCCAGGACACGTGTTTCCACTGCGCGCCCAAGATGGCGGCGTGTTGGCGCGTCGCGGTCATACCGAAGCGACCATCGATCTGATGCGTCTGGCGGGCTTTAAACCGTACGGCGTCTTGTGTGAGCTGACCAACGATGATGGCAGCATGGCGCGCACGCCTGAGGTCATTGAATTTGCCCGCCAGCATCAGATGCCGGTTCTGACCATCGAAGATCTGGTGGCTTACCGCGAAGCGTATCCATTTGCGGAGTAA
- a CDS encoding HD-GYP domain-containing protein, translated as MRNRNDQLIGLLVLVNPFSADQHIEPAKLKLVEALAGNLSVTVETQRLLQEQKNLLDAFIQLMAGAIDAKSAYTGGHCQRVPVLTEMLAEAAVEAKTGPFAEFSLSADEREELHIASWLHDCGKVTTPEFVVDKATKLETIYDRLHEIRMRIEVLKRDAKIHALEQQLQGIDPSSVEQQYQTAIVQLDEDFRFIATCNIGGEFMSDEHLQRLQQIAERRWLRTLDDRIGVSHEELQRKKRTPAPTLPVWEPLLADRDDHLFPREARDQLPQGYGFNMQAPHYLYNRGELYNLSVRRGTLTDEERYKINEHIVQTIVMLKTLPFPRNMSHVPEIAGGHHERMDGKGYPCRLTGEQMSLTARMMAIADVFEALTAVDRPYKKGKTLSESLGIMANMVQGQHLDPQLFALFLSSGIWYEYARRYMRPEQIDEVDIQRFMPTANDAA; from the coding sequence ATGCGCAATCGCAATGATCAACTGATTGGCTTGCTGGTACTGGTCAACCCGTTCAGTGCCGATCAGCATATCGAACCGGCTAAACTCAAACTGGTGGAAGCCTTAGCCGGTAACCTGTCGGTGACAGTGGAAACCCAGCGTCTGTTACAAGAGCAAAAAAACCTGTTGGATGCGTTTATCCAGCTGATGGCCGGAGCCATTGATGCCAAGAGTGCCTACACAGGCGGCCACTGCCAGCGTGTTCCTGTGCTGACCGAAATGTTGGCCGAAGCGGCGGTCGAGGCCAAAACCGGTCCGTTTGCCGAGTTCAGCTTAAGTGCCGATGAGCGTGAAGAGCTGCACATCGCCAGTTGGCTGCATGACTGCGGCAAAGTCACCACACCGGAGTTTGTGGTGGATAAAGCCACGAAGCTGGAGACCATCTACGATCGGCTGCACGAGATCCGAATGCGCATTGAAGTACTGAAGCGTGATGCCAAAATCCACGCATTGGAGCAGCAATTACAGGGCATCGACCCATCATCCGTCGAGCAGCAGTACCAAACCGCCATCGTGCAATTGGATGAAGATTTTCGCTTTATCGCTACCTGCAATATCGGTGGTGAGTTTATGTCGGATGAGCATTTACAGCGCCTACAACAGATTGCCGAACGGCGCTGGCTGCGCACACTGGATGACCGAATTGGCGTATCCCACGAAGAGTTGCAACGCAAAAAACGCACCCCAGCGCCAACACTGCCGGTTTGGGAGCCATTGCTGGCCGACCGCGATGATCACCTGTTCCCACGCGAAGCGCGCGATCAGCTACCACAAGGCTATGGCTTTAATATGCAGGCGCCGCATTACCTGTATAACCGTGGCGAGCTGTATAACCTGAGTGTTCGCCGTGGCACGCTGACCGATGAGGAGCGCTACAAGATCAACGAGCACATCGTGCAAACCATCGTGATGCTAAAAACCCTGCCTTTCCCGCGCAACATGTCGCATGTACCGGAAATTGCCGGCGGACACCATGAGCGCATGGATGGTAAAGGCTATCCGTGCCGCCTGACCGGCGAGCAAATGAGCCTGACCGCGCGCATGATGGCGATTGCCGATGTGTTTGAAGCCTTAACCGCGGTCGATAGACCGTATAAGAAAGGGAAAACCTTGAGTGAATCACTCGGTATTATGGCTAATATGGTGCAAGGTCAGCATCTGGATCCGCAGCTGTTTGCCCTGTTCCTCAGTAGCGGGATTTGGTACGAGTACGCACGCCGTTACATGCGTCCAGAACAAATTGATGAGGTGGATATCCAGCGCTTTATGCCGACTGCCAATGATGCGGCCTAA
- the zupT gene encoding zinc transporter ZupT, whose protein sequence is MTTLTLPALFTSVQTVPLVLTLLAGGATFVGALAGVIGRKPSNRVLSFALGFAAGIMLLIALMEMLPAALTTPGVSALAGYAAFIAGLLGYFALDRMLPHDHAHDLMLSSAKQGVMSDKKLRRTAMLLTLGISLHNFPEGIATYITASSNLELGLGIALAVAIHNIPEGLAVAAPVYAATGSKRQAIFWAGLSGIAEIAGGLLAALVLGPIISPVLMALIMAAVAGIMVALSVDELMPLAKDLAPEANPSHGVLCGMAVMGFSLALL, encoded by the coding sequence ATGACTACACTGACTCTCCCCGCTCTGTTTACCTCCGTCCAGACAGTCCCTTTGGTACTGACACTGCTGGCCGGTGGCGCGACGTTTGTCGGTGCGCTAGCTGGGGTGATTGGTCGCAAACCCTCTAACCGCGTATTAAGCTTTGCCTTGGGTTTTGCCGCAGGGATCATGCTGCTGATTGCGCTGATGGAAATGCTGCCCGCGGCGCTAACCACGCCTGGCGTGTCGGCGCTGGCCGGTTACGCGGCCTTTATTGCCGGTCTGCTCGGTTACTTTGCCTTAGACCGTATGTTGCCACACGACCATGCCCATGACCTGATGCTGTCATCGGCCAAGCAAGGCGTGATGTCCGATAAAAAACTGCGCCGTACCGCCATGCTGCTGACGCTCGGCATTAGCTTGCACAACTTCCCAGAAGGCATTGCCACCTACATCACCGCCAGCAGTAACTTGGAGCTAGGATTAGGGATCGCGCTGGCCGTGGCGATTCACAATATTCCAGAAGGTCTAGCGGTGGCCGCACCGGTCTACGCCGCAACCGGCTCTAAACGCCAAGCAATTTTCTGGGCGGGCTTATCCGGGATTGCTGAAATTGCCGGTGGCTTGCTGGCCGCCTTAGTACTGGGCCCGATCATTTCGCCAGTGTTGATGGCGCTGATTATGGCGGCAGTAGCCGGGATCATGGTGGCGTTATCGGTGGATGAGTTGATGCCACTGGCCAAAGATCTGGCGCCAGAAGCCAACCCGAGCCACGGCGTTCTGTGTGGTATGGCGGTGATGGGATTTAGTTTGGCACTGCTGTAA
- the ilvC gene encoding ketol-acid reductoisomerase, translating into MANYFNTLNLRQQLAQLGKCRFMARDEFAAGAEYLKGKKVVIVGCGAQGLNQGLNMRDSGLEVAYALRDEAIAERRASWKKATDNGFVVGTYAELIPQADLVVNLTPDKQHSAVVQAVMPLMKQGAALGYSHGFNIVEVGEQIRKDITVVMVAPKCPGTEVREEYKRGFGVPTLIAVHPENDPQREGLAIAKAWAVATGGDRAGVLESSFVAEVKSDLMGEQTILCGMLQAGSLLCYDQLVAEGTDPAYAGKLVQFGWETITEALKQGGITLMLDRLSNPAKLRAFALSEQIKQILRPLFEKHMDDIISGEFSAGMMADWAEDDVKLLTWRAETGDSAFENAPVYSGKIEEQTYFDQGTVMVAMVKAGVELAFETMVASGIYPESAYYESLHELPLIANTIARKRLYEMNVVISDTAEYGNYLFANAAVPLLRDQLMPTLQQGDLGQPVPAAGVDNAALRAVNEAIRNHPIEVIGQTLRGYMTDMKKISVAG; encoded by the coding sequence ATGGCTAACTATTTTAATACCTTGAATTTACGCCAGCAGCTGGCGCAACTGGGCAAATGTCGCTTTATGGCGCGCGATGAGTTTGCGGCCGGCGCCGAGTACCTGAAAGGCAAAAAAGTGGTGATTGTTGGCTGTGGCGCTCAAGGTCTGAATCAGGGCCTCAACATGCGTGATTCGGGTTTAGAGGTGGCGTATGCGCTGCGTGATGAAGCGATTGCGGAGCGCCGTGCGTCGTGGAAAAAAGCCACCGACAACGGTTTTGTGGTCGGCACCTATGCAGAGCTGATCCCGCAAGCCGATCTGGTGGTGAACCTGACCCCAGACAAGCAGCACTCCGCAGTGGTGCAAGCGGTTATGCCACTGATGAAGCAAGGCGCGGCCTTAGGTTACTCGCACGGTTTTAACATCGTGGAAGTAGGCGAGCAGATCCGTAAAGACATCACCGTGGTGATGGTGGCGCCGAAGTGCCCGGGTACTGAAGTGCGCGAAGAGTACAAACGCGGTTTTGGTGTGCCGACCCTGATTGCGGTGCACCCAGAAAACGATCCACAGCGCGAAGGCTTGGCGATTGCCAAAGCGTGGGCGGTGGCGACCGGTGGCGATCGCGCCGGGGTGCTGGAGTCCTCTTTTGTCGCCGAAGTGAAGTCGGATTTGATGGGTGAGCAGACCATTTTGTGCGGCATGCTGCAGGCCGGTTCGTTATTGTGCTATGACCAGCTGGTGGCGGAAGGTACCGATCCGGCTTATGCCGGTAAGTTGGTCCAGTTCGGTTGGGAAACCATTACCGAAGCGCTCAAGCAAGGCGGCATCACCTTGATGCTGGATCGTCTGTCGAATCCAGCCAAACTGCGCGCCTTCGCGCTGTCTGAGCAGATTAAGCAGATTTTGCGTCCGCTGTTTGAAAAACACATGGATGACATCATCAGTGGTGAGTTCTCTGCTGGCATGATGGCCGATTGGGCTGAAGATGATGTCAAACTGCTGACCTGGCGTGCCGAAACCGGTGACAGTGCGTTTGAAAATGCGCCGGTCTATAGCGGTAAGATTGAAGAGCAAACCTACTTTGACCAAGGCACCGTGATGGTGGCGATGGTTAAAGCCGGGGTGGAATTGGCGTTTGAGACCATGGTGGCGTCCGGTATTTATCCAGAGTCGGCATACTATGAATCACTGCACGAGTTGCCGCTGATTGCCAACACTATTGCTCGTAAGCGTCTGTATGAGATGAATGTGGTGATCTCCGATACCGCAGAATACGGAAACTATCTGTTTGCCAATGCCGCAGTGCCATTGCTGCGCGATCAGCTGATGCCAACTTTGCAGCAAGGCGATCTGGGTCAGCCAGTGCCTGCCGCTGGGGTGGATAACGCCGCGCTGCGCGCGGTCAATGAAGCGATCCGCAACCACCCGATTGAGGTGATTGGCCAGACTCTGCGCGGTTATATGACCGACATGAAGAAAATCAGCGTGGCCGGTTAA